In one window of Thiobacillus sp. DNA:
- a CDS encoding 3'-5' exonuclease domain-containing protein 2, producing the protein MALDDLRQERVVGFDTETRPAFRKGESHLPCLVQMATARAVYLFQLRQVDCADALAELLAAPGIVKAGVAPAHDLRQLKLLFPFEAAAVRDLGAIARRHGMGQTGLRNLAGLFLGFRIPKGTRTSNWAAPHLSAAQINYAATDAWACRELYLHFHAHGLV; encoded by the coding sequence ATGGCCCTGGACGACCTCCGCCAGGAACGGGTGGTGGGCTTCGACACCGAGACCCGGCCGGCCTTCCGCAAGGGCGAAAGCCACCTGCCTTGCCTGGTGCAGATGGCCACGGCCCGGGCGGTCTACCTGTTCCAGTTGCGGCAGGTGGATTGCGCCGACGCCCTGGCCGAGCTTCTGGCCGCGCCGGGCATCGTCAAGGCGGGCGTGGCCCCGGCCCACGATCTGCGCCAGCTCAAGCTGCTGTTTCCCTTCGAGGCCGCCGCCGTGCGGGATCTGGGCGCCATCGCCAGGCGCCACGGCATGGGCCAGACGGGGCTGCGCAACCTGGCCGGCCTGTTCCTGGGTTTCCGCATTCCCAAGGGCACGCGCACGTCCAACTGGGCGGCACCGCATTTGTCGGCGGCCCAGATCAATTACGCTGCCACGGATGCCTGGGCCTGCCGGGAGCTTTATCTGCATTTCCACGCCCACGGACTGGTGTGA
- a CDS encoding DsrE/DsrF/DrsH-like family protein, translating into MPTDLASLEAWFDQRLDEKLVEKEASKVPSLAIIATKGTLDMAYPPFILASTAAALGWESSIFFTFYGLELLKKDLHLKVSPMGNPAMPMKMPFGPDWLKRINMPIPNLVAGNLPGFEDFATAMMEQTVKSKGVASIKELRDLCIEAEVKMVACQMTVDLFNYRQDEFIPEIADWIGATSYLGEARKADVCLFV; encoded by the coding sequence ATGCCCACCGACCTGGCCAGCCTGGAGGCCTGGTTCGACCAGCGCCTGGACGAAAAGCTGGTGGAAAAGGAAGCCAGCAAGGTGCCTTCCCTGGCCATCATCGCCACCAAGGGTACCCTGGACATGGCCTACCCACCCTTCATCCTGGCCTCCACCGCCGCTGCCCTGGGCTGGGAATCCTCCATCTTTTTCACCTTCTACGGCCTGGAACTGCTGAAGAAGGACCTGCACCTGAAGGTCTCTCCCATGGGCAACCCGGCCATGCCCATGAAGATGCCCTTCGGCCCGGACTGGCTTAAGCGCATCAACATGCCCATCCCCAACCTGGTGGCCGGCAATCTGCCGGGCTTCGAGGACTTCGCCACGGCCATGATGGAACAGACCGTCAAGTCCAAGGGCGTGGCCAGCATCAAGGAACTGCGCGACCTCTGTATCGAGGCGGAAGTGAAGATGGTGGCATGTCAGATGACCGTGGACCTGTTCAACTACCGCCAGGACGAGTTCATCCCCGAGATCGCGGATTGGATCGGCGCCACCAGCTACCTGGGCGAAGCCCGGAAAGCGGACGTCTGCCTGTTCGTATGA
- a CDS encoding sulfurtransferase TusA family protein, with amino-acid sequence MESEQTLDARGLNCPLPILRTKKTLNAMSSGNTLKVVATDPGSLKDMAAFCTQTGNTLLSSAQAGSDYEFYIRKA; translated from the coding sequence ATGGAATCCGAGCAAACCCTGGACGCCCGCGGCCTCAACTGCCCGCTGCCCATCCTGCGCACCAAGAAGACCCTGAATGCCATGTCTTCCGGCAACACCCTGAAGGTGGTGGCGACGGACCCGGGCTCCCTCAAGGACATGGCCGCCTTCTGTACCCAGACGGGGAATACCCTGCTGTCTTCGGCCCAGGCCGGCAGCGACTACGAGTTCTACATCCGCAAGGCCTGA
- a CDS encoding TetR/AcrR family transcriptional regulator encodes MSTDTDTRSRILATARDMFHGRSYADVGIQEICEGARVQKGSFYHFFPSKRDLALAVIDDMADDWAHGFVAEAFDLALPPVERLDYMIDAAYYWQKASSDLEGRMPGCLFGNLALEMSTRDDVMRARLNAVFDKARDRFRATLDEAVATGAVAAMNTEATASAMLAYLEGIILLAKTRNDPEVILLLGPAIKTLRIESSH; translated from the coding sequence ATGAGCACCGACACCGACACCCGCAGTCGCATCCTGGCCACCGCCCGGGACATGTTCCATGGCCGCAGCTATGCGGACGTTGGAATCCAGGAGATCTGCGAGGGTGCCAGGGTGCAGAAGGGCAGTTTTTACCACTTCTTCCCATCCAAGCGGGATCTGGCCCTGGCGGTCATCGACGACATGGCCGACGACTGGGCCCATGGCTTCGTGGCCGAGGCATTCGACCTGGCCCTGCCGCCAGTGGAACGTCTGGATTACATGATCGACGCCGCCTACTACTGGCAGAAGGCTTCTTCTGACCTGGAAGGCCGCATGCCAGGCTGCCTGTTTGGCAACCTGGCCCTGGAGATGAGCACACGGGACGACGTAATGCGGGCCCGGCTCAACGCCGTGTTCGACAAAGCCCGGGACAGGTTCCGCGCCACCCTGGACGAAGCCGTTGCCACGGGCGCCGTGGCCGCCATGAACACCGAGGCCACTGCCTCTGCAATGTTGGCCTATCTGGAAGGCATCATCCTGCTGGCCAAGACACGCAACGACCCGGAAGTCATCTTGCTGTTGGGGCCCGCCATCAAGACACTGCGCATCGAATCGAGCCACTGA